Part of the Bicyclus anynana chromosome 3, ilBicAnyn1.1, whole genome shotgun sequence genome is shown below.
gaagaaaatccacaccccttcctcgatttctacacgactcgtaccgaaacgctaaagcGCTTAACGCtaagtcggtagggtggtaaagacctggaccaataaagaaatcctcaatcagccctgccggggatcgaacccaggacctccgtcttgtaaatccaccgcgcataccactgcgccacggaggtcgtcaaaaccaACACGACATGTATTTAAACGTAGGTAAACTGATGGGAATGTTACATCATCCTCATCGGAATACATTTTTCTACGAACAATAGACGCTTGTGAATTGCTTACATAGGTACCTGCGTAAAGCAAAAAACGCAACTGCCAAACAtctttcatcattcatcatcgcCAGGTACTTTtgtgaattaaaaatgtaaatgtcaTCTTTTACCTAAGGACGCAAATTAAACCTActtaactattaataaatactatattGCGTTGCGATCATTTGTTAAATGAATAGTTTAATTAGGGGATAATACTCCTACATAACTACCTAAcctaattatttcaaaaaaatctatttattttctaaaagccTTAAGTGCCCTCCACAACAGAAACAAGCTTAgcgtatcacactaatattataaaaaaaaggcgaaagtttgtgtgggtgtgtatatttgtttcaccttcacgctgcggctacagaagcgatttagccgaaatttgaaatgaaaatagatttcactctggattaacacataggctacttttcatcccggaaaagtccatgattCCCGTGcgatttttaataaactgtATTCTATATTCTAATGTagctaaataaattaacaactcGCCTCGACACCAAATGAAATGTATGAAATAAGTGTCACATCATATCTCGTAGATCTGTGAGTTTATTCACCGCCCTGCGTCATCGGGGCCTCGTACGATACCCGATTGTTCCCAACGAACAAAACAATTTCGCTATTTGTCATGTCATGACAAATTAACATCGAAACTGTTTTGATATAACAGCCTTACGTAAGTTAACTGATAACGTGTTTTCGTAGAATGTCAGGGAAAAAGCGGGAATGATCAGCTTTTATCGATTTATagaggaatatttttttttgctgaaaACTGAAAAAAGTCCGActacaaatgtatttaattttttaaaaaactgtaaaGCTATCTAAGTACTTATCATGATAAAAGTAACCGTATAAAGTATTCATGAAACCTGTTTTAGGAGTCAATGAAGTGCATTGATCCTGACTTTACCTGCTTATCTTAATCCGACGCTAAGGCtacggactactttagtattttaatcgaGTACCTACGAACAATTTCTAAGcgataaatccaaaaattgttcgtactcgactaaactactaaagtagtccgaactaagcATAAGTGAAAAAACCTGATTATCATAACAATACTTTCGCAAATTAAGCacacatttttaattaggtGTTAAGGTCCAGTGTGCCAAACTACTATCTACTACCCCAAGATAAAGTTCCTAATTTGTATATTTCATAAATTTCACATGAAAAAAGATTTAAACGTGATCATGGCAAATACATAGCGTGCTCGTCGCCAAAACGCCGCATTTCGGCCTTTCGGAAGCGCGCCCGCACGAGCGCAAGATAAGCGCATGTTACATCAGACCAATAGGGCTGTCTcactatttgaaaaataaattaatgaataaataatggcTATGTAACTAATTCCAAGAAATCCGTACTATAATATTCGTTCGTcctaattaaaaattgaatgaaaattaaatatgtagatttttattcaatttagaattttatttttttttttttatttaaatggtgATGTACTGCGTGACTGACCTACGAACGAAAAATTCGTTACAAAATTCACTAAGACTATGTACTAGTACTACCTACTATGAGTAATAATCAGTGTTGACGAAAGATGGTAATGTCGCCTGACAACAATAATTTTATGGTAATTTTTCTTGTTgacgtaaaataatattgctATGTCAATTGTTAAGAAAGTTAGTATTAACATGTTGTTAAATATGTTATGTCAATTATGAACATACCGTTcaatatgttattaattattactcatgttagctcagtggatatgacctctgtcttcgattctgagggtgtaggttccggttcgggtcatgcacctctaactttttacttatgtgcattttaagaaatcacaTGCCTCATACCTGTatatctgaaaattttcttaattatatagTGTGTGTGAGgtttaccaatccgcattggtgcgtggtgaactattagcctaacacttcccattctgagaggatactcgtacCCAACTGTGAGCCGAACTAATGATGATGTTAAATGTCACTCATCTACGTAATATTGTTATATGATATATAACACATATCTATTGACGTtccgaaagtgcttgtaaactaagccttattgaaataaatgaattttgactttgaatcaTCAACATATTATAACATATTGTTATATTGTGTCGATCATCAAAAGAGGGTGTGATTCGCAAACCATACCTAAAGCCTAGTACTagatactttagtattttagtcgagtacgaacaatttttggatttaccgcccaaaaatcgttcgtactcgtcTAAAATACTATAGGCAGGTGACAACCCTAAAATCCAGCGGCGAGCCTCAACCGACGCGTGCGCAGTTGCTATATAACTCCCGCCCGACCACGCATTAGCTCATTCACAACTTACATCTGATAAATGAATAGTCTGTATTAGCTCGTGGCAATGTTCTACGACCCCATGAATTTACCTGACGTGAATACTAATCCTAAATACGAACAGTGGTGGTACAGTGACAACTGGTGTGATAGCCATTCTCCACGTTTCGAGCACCAGCAGAGATAACAGGAGTTTTCCGAACCTTGTGAAGTTGCAAAGgtaaataatcaatattattgttttttttttttaatacactcgtctaaattatatttctctcatttattgaCTTGCTTTCTGTATACCAAAGTTATATAGACCACTCTAATaccttttgtttattatttattgtaaatatttttatttccaataTGAAAGTCATATATACAAATTAGTATTTAAGttaatacattttacatttcgcaagttttattaatattattcaatgagctacttcaatttaattacctactgttaattataaattgatagcaataataattaaaattgtttcggATATTAATtgcagtgttaaaataaaatatttctagaAACATTTCGGATTTGGGGCAAATATCTTAACTCTTTCGTTATATCTTAATCATGAACTCGTTCTAGTAACGTGGAGCAAAATTCGTTTGAAATTATACGGGCATATAATTCGAAAGGTTTGCTTATTTCATTACATATAATAAGTTCAAGAAAATGGATCAATAGTAATGAGCCAATAAGATAAAAAACCAGTTTATCGCAacgatttttataacaatatccataaattattgttaaaccCGAGCGAAGAGGTCACTTACATATGACCAAATTATCATTTCGGCAAGTCATTTACGTCAATGAGACGAGATAAGCGCTCGTGTGGTCTTATTAATGCTTTCAAGATTTCATATCTGTTATGTTCGAATTTATTAAGATTATAATAATGCGTTAAAGGGTTAAAGGTACAAAGTACAATATTTTGAAACCTGAAATTAATAGCTGCATATAGTAAAAGTGTACATTGTCACATGAAAGCTACTGGAGGGATTTGTTAACCTTTATGGCTTATTCaaaatatagaaagaaaaaaatatacaatgaagaaatttaaaattactatcTTTTTAATGCCTCTagtcattttattttacttttaattttttgagtAATAAAGATttcccaatttttttatttatatctgataTAGGTAATACAACCCTAATTTCATCACGATAACTGACAAGGTCTTCTCTTTATTTACAGTAGTTGACCTTCTACAATTTGATAAAGCCGACTTCCCAGTCGCCCAATTTGATTACAAGCAATTGAAGCATCAAAGAGGAAGCGCGTGAAGATGGCTACAGTTCAGACACCGCCTGAGAGAAGCCTGCCGGCGACCATGTCAGTGAGCCAGGAGCCTAGTGACATAGACCTGGTGGCACTGACGATGGCGGCGCTACGTTTCGTGAACCCCTGGTCAGTGGAACCCAAGAAACCCTGGCCAGCGCGCATTGAACCAGGCACACCTGAAGCCAAGAACCGAGTGATCACCCTAGCTGAAGTATCCCTTCACGACACTCGAGACGATTGCTGGGCAGTGATTTATGATCGAGTGTACGACTTCACTACATTCTTAGATGAGGTAGGTTACTATACGATTATGCTCTTTGATAAAATGATGTCAATTACGGACCCTGACCGCTCTTCTATAtcatttattgatatattaattGGCTAATTGCATTGCACGTCGTTCCTTATGATAACATGTATCAAAGTCTGTAGCAATCAACTGGCAATGTCAGTCAgtagataattaaattacataataaaatccgtaaagcttttaattttatttttcaaaagcaGCTAAATAAATTGGAAGTTGTGCGAGGACATTTTTGAGATAGAAACGAAAAAAACTTACACCTAGAAAAATTTACTAACAGCAAAGTTACACATACCAATAATTAGCTGCAAAGAAAACCTGTTTCAAAACCAATCATTTCTTCTTTGTGTTCTAAAAAAGCGTCTTTTTCACAGCACCCTGGTGGAGACGAAATAATGCTGGAGTACGCGGGCCGCGACGCCAGCACCGCCTTCCGCAGCTCGGGCCACTCCAGCATGGCTACTAAAGCTCTGGATCGTTTCCTGGTGGGAGAGCTGCCAATGCACGAACGCATGTACCGGCGGCCAGGTGGAATACGACTCAGCGACATACCAGAATGAGTCAAATAGTCCTAATAATAAGGTTTAATTTGCCatttagattatttaataatacagtCCTTAAGACTGACAGCATAGAGCGCATCAAAGTTTTAGCATCAGTGGGAGGCCTTAATAGAAAAGCCTTATCAAATTCCACTCATGTAATTTTGACGCATGTATTttagattataattaaaactatgttaataaaatacgcTTTTCATATAAATAGGGTAGTTTCGTATAAAtcttacaagtttttaaatatggctgAATACTTTGACTAGGAATgataattagtatattttgaataGCTTAGGTAGCTAATCACTGCGCAGGAAAAAGCAATCTTGCCAATCGTgagacactttaattttttgttgctTTCAGTCCggatcaataaaatattagaatttAATAGAAAGTAGACATTCTTTACACAGATTTAATGTTTTACCACATGTACGAGTGAAACAAGTTACACGAAATTTGTACCTAatgatataagtaaatataCATTGAAAGActagttaattttttaactagCCTGACAAACGCCAGTTATAATTTAAGAATAGACTAAGATTAGGTGATCCATTATTGCTATTGTAAACTAATTACCGTTGcgaatctataaaaaaaagttcacgCACACTAACGGTCATACGTTCAACCAATCATAAGGCAGTAATTCAAAACGCGCTTTTTGATTGGCGAATGGTGATACGCTGGACGTAGACGCATGTGTGTGTGCACAGGTAGTTACTAGGCTAGCTATCGCATGTGTTTTTCACTTTCAcattataatgtttattgtaaGTTAAATacttgtttgtttataatatgatTATGCTGATTTATTTGCGACCTTATAGGGCAGTGTAGCAAAACAGATAACTGTCGTCTGGGCAAAGATTTTGAACTAGTATTACTAGGGACTACATTCCAATATATTCCAATTACTTCGCTAGTGTAATGTATGcatttatttatctactattTTCCTAATTATACATCTATTTTGATGTAAacagtattatttgtatttcgtGTAAATAGGTGAATTGTATTAATCTTAAGAAGTTGTTTTTAATCGTTTATCCTTGCTTTACTTAGTTATGCGCATGTTGTACCTATTTTGTATAATGTGTTATAAAGttcctatttttatatttaataaaaagttaaacgTATATCGATACTTTTTCTGTTTGTCTTACCCTTTTTTACCTTTATGATTATTACCTACATTTATCTCAGATTTTATccgtaattaaaatatttaaattaaaactacaaaaaaaaaagatctatgcgatataaaaatgttttctttgagTTTAAATTTAACGTTAAATATTGAttacaatatcaaaaataaaacaaaaacagaatcatttagttaataaattagattttattttttaaataatacctacttatcttTGTTGTCTGCTAGCCTTGCCACTTAGCTATACAATTTTACCGGACCTGAAACCAAACAATAATACTAATTTATGACTGAAAACCAgcactaattacaaaaatttagcATAATGCTGAGGCAGCAACCTTTTTAGGTGACACAAGAATGTTAGAATTATGAGGGTTAACACTCATCACGACCTGTTCCGTATCGCCTCGAGGCGTTCAGGATTCTTTAGAATTTAGATGAAACTCCATAGTTCAAAACAATTATAGAATACGTAACAGTAACGCCTTGCCTCCGGATAAACTACGGCACACGACAacgttcatatatatatatatatgtaactGTTACTTCATAAGTTCCGAGAACTGGTGGATATTTTTGGGTAGATAGATTTAAGGCCTAAGTACCTCTCCTATACCCTGACACAGAAAACTGACATttaagaactacgcgggtgaaaccgcgggttgTCTTGAGTCTGCTAGTCGTTGCTGTTGCTAAAATGGAGATATAGTCGAAGTATATTTACCTACGTGatcaaaaaaaaagatttataatgtcagccactgacgatgaAGTACTGACGTCGTGTGTtcgtcgcgatgtgcatgacattatGTCGATCGCGAccaataaaactgatcatgtGACGTTACCGCTACAGGAATgcgagattacttgatcgtaaGCGGCTGACGTTAATCGCTAACCTAAAGTGGCAGGGAGAGGGCATATATTGCAATTCAAACCGCGCGATGAACGAATGGGGTACTTTGAACTTCGTCCACTCTCGTCCAACTCTGAAGTTGCAACACGCGAATTTACACAAGTATAACATAACCTGCTGGGatacctatattttaaccccTGCTGCAAACataggggtgttataagtttgacgtgggACCATAGTTcccgaacggataaagcgatttcaatttagtttttttgtgttaaaggtgacttacgggcgagtgttcttagacatgtttgatgaaaatcggtggagccatttaaaagttatggggggtgaaagtggggaagaacaaccgagtGCCTGCAAATATACTGAAGtgaggtctcaaatgaaagcgcactgaaataGAATATCGATGACTTGATCGgcagtgtaattaataatttcatgaccttcgggggtttttcaaagttttattgTACACTGCGCAGGTTTACACTTCATGTTCAGAACAGACTAGGAACATGTTTGGCTAGATTGCTAGATGTAGGTATGCCAagatggtatttttttatttgttcaataaaaagttagcccttgaccagaGGCGTCATTACCTATGGTGTAGGGGGTGCGATGCACCCAggcgccgcgatctcaggggcgcccgaCTAAGTAGTAAAGCAGTAGACGGATTAGGACTATATGTTTGCTACACAGACAGTTTTTGGTAGCACACTTGAAGTGCTGTACATATTCTATTTTAACAATGCTCTGCAGGCTTAGGTACTAGAGAGCGCTTGGGTGATGATTGCATCTGGGCTCTACGTGAGTTAGAGacgcacgtcgattctctttctacgatcgctaatgcttcgaaaacttaCTATGTTAAACGACTTATGGCTAGGGGCTTATGTTAAAcgacaatgcagtctaagatggaagcgggtttatTAGAAGAGGTACTTACAAGTTTACCCATATCTCTGACAGTTCCtacgcggcatcataccggaacgctaaatcgctttgcccgtagggtaaccacggccgaagcctaccaccagatcaAATAGTGACACCGCAACACTAAGTGGTGCGTATACTGCATAAGTCCATCAGTGGATATTTACTTACGTCAACGTTTTAGGTGAGGCcaaaaatgtaagtaaacaaatatttaaaaggtaAAAACCAAAGACAATAAATTGTGTACCTACTGTACACGTTacgtcgggttttttgttttgttttaagtgAACCTTTACGTTCACGATAAAATTTGCAAGAGCACCTAAAATCCGTTAGCAACCATCATGTTGCTAACGGATTTTGGTTGCCCAATTAGTACTGGGTTTTGATAACCCGCATGCCAACGGATTTATTTGTACAACTTTAGGAGCGTAGTAACCAATGGTTTATTACCTACAGAGCTTGATAGTCGGCataaacatactcgtagatacgtAATCGAAGAGTTCATTTGCTGGCAGTAGGTAAAACACATACACATTTggtaaataacttaaaatggaGGAAAGTTTACTGTTGCATAATGATAAAGAGCAACAAATTagcgagtaggtacctacctgaaATACGATTATGTTTATAAACATTTCATAGTCACCTTAGGCCGGGCATACACGAACAGCAGAAGTCAGGATCGACTGCTTCGAGTCGACTCCAACTGCTCGAGCAGCAATCAATAGCTTAAAATTTCAATCTGTTGACTCCGAGCAGCCCGCGTATTGTCGGCCTTAGAAACTCGCATTTTGAACGTTTCTATGAGAGCTTCTACGTGATGGCACAATAATAAAGTAGGTTTCTCTAGTCGTAAACTATACTTCATGTTCCACTGCTTAGTTCAAATTCTCCTAGTTGGGACGAACTTTCTAGTGGGTCTGGTAGTGCTTTTTCTCTCAGCCTGagacattttattttgtgttaggTCTGATCTTAGGTATCGGGcatggctatttaccaccctaccggcaaagacgtaccgctaaatgatttagcgttccggcacaaAGCCGCGTataaaccgtcagaggtatggctagaataaacttgtatagtctggcaagttccttgataacactcccatgatatgcgggcgacgagggaaaagactgcgccggtattttttttctgattgtgtaagtgccgtaggctccttatgggacctcagcggcatcACCGGGGTTTTGgatgagcgcagaagcatcacctaATGGGGTCCGAAGGAAGAAGCAGAGTAGGTGgtcggaacgactctctaaggacgtctcctctgagactcggacctcggcttagggggccgttcgggaagggtgttttgaccTGAgagtatcagtccgggcgcgcccgagatcgtgagttaagagcccacgtctgggtggtgcgggtgtgaaatcgtgcgtgcggggaagtgaggcgcatcagtcgtcggtttttcattcatcgataCACGCCCTCCGACCCGCGCGACCCCtggggagtgttacgaacgaagtttaAAAGCTAAAACCCATATTAGTCTGCATCGCCACTTAACTTAACACTAGGTAAGGATAAAGACATTATACTCACAAATGTTTATAATTGGAGACGTTGGTGTGCCGACAGTGACACTTCAAGTAGACAAGTAACGCAACGAACAAGAACACAGCGGTCACTTGCATCGACCACTCGCTGGGCAGGTCACATTTTGCTACTTTCACCTCGTCGGGGCTAACTGTTACCTACAAATGGATTTCattcattcttttatttatttactagctgacgccgcatggtttcacccgcgtggttctcgttcccgtagaaatgtgaggataatatatagcctatacttatagccttcctcgataaggctatataacactgaaagaattttttaaatcggaccagtagttccagagattagcgcgttcaatcaaacaaacaaacaaactctttagctttataatattagtatagatttattatattggAAATGCcaacaataatttatatatttttttatttttttggaaatgccaacaatgacagcagaaaaacattaaacataaatcagttacaaaattcttagactactgcagccatcttttaaaggcattcacagcactgcagagtccggttaaaaacttaaggTAAAAGATTAAACTATACTTAAATGTAAGAACAATTTACAAATGtataaaatgtcaaaaacaagaaaatttaccaaaaatttacaataataataaaagcattctttagatactcgtaaatctacactaatattataaagctgaagaggttgattgtttgttagtttgaacgcattaatctcaggaagtactggtccgatttgaaaattttttttctgtgtttgatagaccatttatcgaagaaggctatgggcttatatattatccccgtattcctacggaaaaggaaaccacgtgggtgaaaacGCGCAGcgtaaatatttgaataatgaacattttaaatggTTTATTTTTGCTATTGTCACCAAAATGATGACGATCTTTTTAAATAAGCAATTATTAAGATTTAGTTCCTTTTAGAGTCTGCCTAACAAACCTTCTAT
Proteins encoded:
- the LOC112048299 gene encoding uncharacterized protein LOC112048299, encoding MATVQTPPERSLPATMSVSQEPSDIDLVALTMAALRFVNPWSVEPKKPWPARIEPGTPEAKNRVITLAEVSLHDTRDDCWAVIYDRVYDFTTFLDEHPGGDEIMLEYAGRDASTAFRSSGHSSMATKALDRFLVGELPMHERMYRRPGGIRLSDIPE